CTGCTGATACCACCGCCAGGGAATATCTTGTCCTTGGGTCAGGCCAATCCGGGTTGTTTGAACCAGATCCCCCTGCCAGTGCTGTGACCGAGGTTCCAGCCAGAGACCGGTTTGAGGAGTCAACCATTGTCCCGAAAGATGCCGCTCAATCTCGAAGACCCGGCAGAGTTTTCCCGGCCCGGCGGCCCACCGTTCTGGTTGATGGGAAGGAGCAATGTGGGGAGAATCTGCTAACTGTTGGATCGTTTCTGGAGCCAAGCTAACCGCCCGAATTAAGACCGCACTGGGAACCCCTTCAGCTTCCGTTACCAAATTCAGACAATGATAGATGCCATAGATGAGATAGACATAAACCAGGCCAGGGGGGCCAAACATGGGTTGATTACGGCGAGTTTGTTTGCGATAGCCATGACAGGCTGGGTCTCCAGGCCCATAGGCTTCGGTTTCCACAATCATGCCCCGCCACATTTGCCCCATGACTGTGCGCCGGATTAACCAGCAGCCAACTAAATCGGGAGCCACTTCTTGAGCTGGACGGGCTAACCAGAGAGGGGGGACTGGTTGGGAAGTTTGAAGATTAGTTGCAAGATCCTGAGAGCAAGACTGAGCCATTGGCACGAATTAAAAGCAAAGTGTTATGGTTTCTTTGGGTTGTTCCAACGATTGGGAGCATCCCTTGATTATAGGTGAAGCCCCAGGAGTGCTTGCTGTGGAAGCTGTCATTAATGTCAAAACTGTTTTGCTAGCGATAACGCCGATTTTTATTGTCATGTGCTTATTTTTTGGGACACGCAATGGGTTTTATGACACCGATAAATATCATGGCAATGGCTCGGCCCACTAAACTCCCTGAACCCTGACATTACTGTAGTGGTTGCCCTTGACTGTTTAGCCTATGGAATTGGCAGTGGCCCGGAAGGTGTTTGCCTGCGGCTGCGATTGGGCCCCTATCGGATTTTGCTCGACTGTGGTCTGAAGTCTTTAGAACGATTGCCCCCCCCGCCCACCCCCCCTGCAGATTTAGTCCTCTGTAGTCATGCCCACGCCGATCATGCCCAGGGGTTACTACAACTCCATCAACTGTTTCCCCAATTACCCATCTATGCCAGTGAAGTCACGACTGATCTGCTGCCCTTGAATTGGCTGGAGGTGGATGCGGTTCCCAGTTTTTGTCGGGCCTTACCTTGGCGAT
Above is a window of Pseudocalidococcus azoricus BACA0444 DNA encoding:
- a CDS encoding DNA-3-methyladenine glycosylase, with the protein product MAQSCSQDLATNLQTSQPVPPLWLARPAQEVAPDLVGCWLIRRTVMGQMWRGMIVETEAYGPGDPACHGYRKQTRRNQPMFGPPGLVYVYLIYGIYHCLNLVTEAEGVPSAVLIRAVSLAPETIQQLADSPHIAPSHQPERWAAGPGKLCRVFEIERHLSGQWLTPQTGLWLEPRSQHWQGDLVQTTRIGLTQGQDIPWRWYQQQHPAVSRP